From the Corticium candelabrum chromosome 2, ooCorCand1.1, whole genome shotgun sequence genome, one window contains:
- the LOC134198233 gene encoding uncharacterized protein K02A2.6-like — translation MAEGLKPPQAFTTTLEAAKEWPQWRDHFTFYMTATKKDKEDEKTKVAILLTAMGGEAISVYRTFTWAADGDEDKLDCVIRAFNNYFKPKSNEIYERFLFLQRKQQPNEPFDSFYTDLLRLVETCGYHQEEKTKIIRDQIVINITADNVREKLLAESDLTLTKAVDMCRSMEATTRYIASMTSTATALKECVTDAAAVHMVKAMKQRPCHYCATNHKPKNCPAWGKQCKYCGIMNHTAEACKKAEKDRLARRQTTKETANAISPQRATPDTPENEERDHFAYCTGTTTQTSKTKAKVWNIILDIGGRGLKAKIDTGATCNILPFTAYRVLCASPPTPTEVQLTAYGGTKLDVCGKTTMEATFQGATRKMEFIIVRENVETLIGLPSITDLGLIQQTLAVDATGDTPTAISEFKDVFKGLGRLPGEYSIKLKTNAQPVIQPARRVPFRYRLELKSQLDEMEKQGIIAKVTEATNWVSPIVLVTKPGKDKLRICIDPGALNKAIQREHYQLKTPEEIFGTLAGSQYFSTLDATSGFLQIALDKESSYLTTVATPFGRYRYCRLPFGISSAPEVFHRIVTESFADIPGVHTYVDDILVSGCSVEEHDKRLQMVLERCRELNLRLNRSKCQFRKTELKYLGHVLTSEGIKPDPEKVEAIEQFPKPQSKTDVSRLLGLVTYLSKFCPTLAETASPLRQLTQQETAWVWDSVHDRTLQHVKDLVTKAPVLRLFDPALPVRLTVDASQHGLGAAVIQEGHPVEYASRTMSSIQQKYAQIEKEMLAIQFGLTRFHQYVYGQDVIVETDHKPLLGILKKPLAEVSPRLQRMRLRCLKYNYTLEHHSGKEMVLADSLSRMPSATPYTDYDELTEEQIDSVTEQIIPTPLGRERCTEATRQDPTMQALITYIHTGWPPTRRSVPGPIKPYWNVRHDLTEKDGIVLKGSQAVVPVTMRKTVMNSIHEGHYGIVKCIERAKTSVYWPGYTNEIHDMVASCSKCQENRSQNPKPDTKPHDVPHYPYQKVGTDLFELQGEHYLLTIDYYSKWVTIDHLQSTKAADVITILDKHFANFGIPETIFSDNGPQYANEEFRKFSRKLGFQHTTSSPGYPASNGQAERGVQTVKKMMAKMLEEGRTINDALRVLRNTPIGGDLPTPAILLQGRHLRTQLTINTETLVPHNMDADKTRQKLIAHQSQYAFYGATGNTTNSPLLPDESVRTMREKKWVPAKVIGHHTEPQSYILRLANGRTVRRTRTHINRTTEVWDDNTMFAKYTPTGQQTNTSLSEGQPPNQPEETNVLPDTEIRSPNTESPPKSAKSPTAPASQPAVKTTRLGRISRPPRRLLEDYTT, via the coding sequence ATGGCAGAAGGACTGAAACCGCCTCAAGCATTCACAACCACACTGGAAGCAGCCAAAGAATGGCCACAGTGGCGGGACCATTTTACATTCTACATGACAGCAACAAAGAAGGACAAAGAAGACGAGAAAACGAAAGTCGCAATACTACTCACGGCAATGGGAGGGGAAGCCATCTCCGTCTACCGAACATTCACTTGGGCCGCAGACGGCGACGAGGACAAACTGGACTGCGTCATTAGAGCGTTCAACAACTACTTCAAGCCTAAAAGTAATGAAATCTACGAAAGATTCCTGTTCCTGCAGAGGAAACAACAACCGAATGAGCCCTTCGACAGCTTCTACACAGATTTACTGCGCCTGGTGGAAACCTGCGGATATCACCAAGAGGAGAAAACGAAGATCATCAGGGACCAGATTGTAATCAATATCACCGCAGACAACGTCCGCGAGAAACTGTTGGCAGAATCtgacctaaccctaaccaaaGCTGTAGACATGTGCAGGTCAATGGAAGCGACAACCCGTTACATTGCCAGTATGACATCAACCGCCACAGCCTTGAAAGAATGCGTCACCGACGCGGCGGCGGTACACATGGTGAAAGCCATGAAGCAGCGCCCTTGCCACTACTGCGcgacaaaccacaaaccaaaaaactGCCCAGCATGGggaaaacaatgcaaatattgcGGCATTATGAATCACACGGCGGAAGCATGCAAAAAGGCAGAAAAGGACAGACTAGCCcgacgacaaacaacaaaggagACGGCCAATGCGATATCGCCACAACGagccacaccagacacaccagagAACGAGGAGAGAGACCATTTCGCTTACTGCACCGGTACCACGACACAAACCAGTAAAACAAAGGCTAAAGTCTGGAACATAATACTGGACATAGGAGGGAGAGGTTTGAAAGCCAAAATCGACACAGGTGCAACGTGCAACATACTGCCATTCACTGCTTACCGCGTCCTCTGTGCTAGCCCTCCCACGCCAACAGAAGTTCAGCTAACAGCATACGGAggaacaaaattagatgtctgTGGGAAAACAACCATGGaggcaacatttcaaggaGCCACCCGCAAGATGGAATTCATCATAGTACGAGAGAACGTGGAGACGCTCATAGGATTGCCTTCCATCACTGACTTGGGACTAATACAACAGACCCTAGCAGTGGATGCAACAGGGGACACACCCACAGCTATATCAGAGTTCAAAGATGTCTTTAAAGGACTGGGACGACTACCAGGAGAGTACAGCATCAAActaaagacaaatgcacaacCAGTCATCCAACCAGCTAGAAGAGTTCCATTTAGGTACAGGCTGGAACTGAAGTCACAACTGGatgaaatggagaaacaaggcATCATAGCCAAAGTAACAGAGGCTACTAATTGGGTCAGTCCCATAGTCCTTGTAACAAAGCCAGGTAAAGACAAACTAAGGATATGCATTGATCCAGGAGCGTTGAACAAGGCTATACAAAGGGAGCACTATCAATTGAAAACACCCGAAGAGATATTCGGCACGTTGGCAGGCTCACAATATTTCTCAACCCTAGATGCTACATCTGGTTTTCTACAGATTGCCCTAGACAAGGAAAGTAGCTACTTGACAACAGTGGCAACTCCCTTTGGGCGCTACCGGTATTGCCGACTACCTTTCGGAATCAGCTCTGCCCCAGAAGTGTTTCACAGAATAGTGACAGAATCCTTTGCAGACATACCTGGGGTACACACCTATGTGGATGACATCCTTGTATCAGGCTGTAGCGTAGAGGAGCACGACAAACGCCTTCAGATGGTCCTCGAAAGGTGTAGGGAGCTGAACCTTAGACTCAACCGATCCAAATGCCAGTTCAGAAAGACTGAATTAAAGTATCTGGGACATGTGCTTACATCAGAAGGGATAAAACCTGACCCAGAAAAAGTCGAGGCCATTGAGCAATTCCCAAAGCCACAGTCCAAGACAGACGTTTCAAGACTCCTGGGCCTGGTTACATATTTGTCGAAATTTTGTCCTACTTTGGCTGAGACAGCCAGCCCACTGCgacagctaacacagcagGAGACTGCATGGGTGTGGGACTCCGTTCACGACCGCACCCTACAGCATGTGAAAGATCTAGTGACAAAGGCCCCAGTACTACGACTTTTTGATCCAGCATTACCAGTGAGATTAACTGTGGACGCATCACAACATGGCTTGGGAGCAGCTGTTATTCAAGAGGGGCACCCAGTAGAATACGCGTCAAGAACAATGTCCagcatacaacagaaatatgcacaaatagagaagGAAATGCTTGCCATCCAGTTTGGACTAACAAGATTCCATCAGTATGTGTATGGACAAGATGTCATAGTGGAGACTGACCACAAGCCACTACTTGGAATACTGAAAAAGCCCCTTGCTGAAGTCAGTCCTAGGCTTCAGAGAATGCGCCTACGATGTCTCAAATACAACTACACGCTAGAGCACCATTCCGGGAAAGAAATGGTCCTGGCCGATTCTCTGAGCAGAATGCCATCTGCAACACCCTATACAGACTATGATGAACTAACAGAAGAGCAAATCGACTCCGTCACAGAGCAAATCATTCCCACACCACTTGGACGTGAAAGATGTACGGAAGCGACCAGACAAGACCCTACAATGCAGGCACTCATcacttacatacacacaggatGGCCACCTACAAGGAGGAGTGTCCCGGGTCCAATCAAACCGTACTGGAATGTGAGACACGACCTAACAGAGAAAGACGGCATTGTCCTCAAAGGAAGCCAAGCTGTCGTCCCTGTGACAATGCGCAAAACGGTGATGAACAGTATACATGAGGGACACTATGGAATAGTGAAGTGTATAGAAAGGGCCAAGACGTCAGTGTACTGGCCTGGCTACACCAATGAAATACATGACATGGTAGCGAGTTGCAGCAAATGCCAAGAAAATCGAAGCCAGAACCCAAAGCCAGACACTAAACCTCATGATGTTCCACACTACCCCTACCAGAAAGTGGGAACAGACTTGTTTGAACTACAAGGGGAACATTACCTACTTACCATCGATTACTACAGCAAATGGGTGACCATAGATCACCTCCAGTCAACGAAAGCAGCTGATGTGATAACTATCCTAGACAAGCATTTTGCCAATTTTGGAATACCAGAAACAATATTCTCGGACAACGGGCCACAATACGCCAACGAAGAATTTCGCAAGTTCTCCAGGAAGCTGGGATTTCAACACACCACATCCAGTCCAGGCTACCCAGCCAGCAATGGCCAAGCGGAAAGAGGTGTccaaacagtcaagaaaatgATGGCCAAGATGTTGGAGGAGGGCCGTACAATCAATGACGCTCTAAGAGTCCTTAGGAACACACCAATAGGAGGAGACCTGCCTACTCCTGCCATCCTGCTACAGGGGAGACACCTCCGAACCcaactaacaataaatactGAGACTCTGGTTCCACATAACATGGATGCAGACAAGACCAGACAAAAACTAATCGCCCACCAATCCCAATATGCGTTCTATGGAGCCACAGGAAACACAACGAACTCACCTCTGCTTCCTGATGAAAGCGTAAGGACAATGAGAGAAAAAAAATGGGTACCAGCAAAAGTCATTGGACACCACACAGAGCCCCAATCCTACATCCTCAGACTagcaaatggacggacagtgagaagaactagaacacacataaacaggacaacagaagtgtgggatgacaacacaatgttcgCTAAGTACACTCCGAcgggacaacaaacaaacaccagccTGTCAGAAGGACAACCACCAAATCAacctgaagagacaaacgtACTGCCAGACACGGAGATCAGATCTCCGAATACAGAAAGCCCTCCAAAATCTGCCAAGTCCCCAACTGCACCTGCAAGTCAACCTGCAGTCAAAACAACAAGGCTGGGGAGGATCTCAAGACCACCACGACGCCTACTGGAGGACTACACTACGTAA
- the LOC134198286 gene encoding uncharacterized protein LOC134198286 isoform X2 has protein sequence MASDTATIRRLLLHQLAALATRHLIMPVLCCRMKMWRMIDPNLTVAISTNQNNNASTILDEILLWKWWRRQRHHNLIDYIHQITCYRFYAINETTIEENAEESPDRTVTQTSVTSNPIYKL, from the exons ATGGCATCCGACACTGCAACCATTCGGCGTCTTCTACTGCATCAACTAGCTGCACTTGCAACGAG GCATCTCATAATGCCAGTGCTGTGTTGTCGTATGAAAATGTGGAGGATGATTGACCCCAACTTGACTGTCGCTATCAGTACAAATCAAAACAACAATGCGTCAACAATTTTGGACG AAATTCTCTTGTGGAAGTGGTGGAGGAGGCAACGACATCACAATCTCATTGACTACATCCA TCAGATCACCTGCTACCGTTTCTATGCCATCAATGAGACAA CAATTGAAGAAAATGCAGAAGAGTCGCCAGACagaacagtcacacaaacgtCTGTCACAAGCAATCCAATCTATAAGCTCTGA
- the LOC134198286 gene encoding uncharacterized protein LOC134198286 isoform X3, translating into MASDTATIRRLLLHQLAALATRHLIMPVLCCRMKMWRMIDPNLTVAISTNQNNNASTILDEILLWKWWRRQRHHNLIDYIHQITCYRFYAINETTCHLC; encoded by the exons ATGGCATCCGACACTGCAACCATTCGGCGTCTTCTACTGCATCAACTAGCTGCACTTGCAACGAG GCATCTCATAATGCCAGTGCTGTGTTGTCGTATGAAAATGTGGAGGATGATTGACCCCAACTTGACTGTCGCTATCAGTACAAATCAAAACAACAATGCGTCAACAATTTTGGACG AAATTCTCTTGTGGAAGTGGTGGAGGAGGCAACGACATCACAATCTCATTGACTACATCCA TCAGATCACCTGCTACCGTTTCTATGCCATCAATGAGACAA CTTGCCATCTTTGTTGA
- the LOC134198286 gene encoding uncharacterized protein LOC134198286 isoform X1, with product MFFIISRSSSQQAAEERHESRSKSRSKGDQHMLPWTVLCFLKFFGLLFHVGRKFSCGSGGGGNDITISLTTSIRSPATVSMPSMRQQLKKMQKSRQTEQSHKRLSQAIQSISSDIPAWNDCRIQGKKQTSTGRDMPDWVK from the exons atgttttttattatttccAGATCATCGTCTCAACAAGCTGCTGAAGAAAGACATGAGTCGAGGAGCAAGTCGAGGAGCAAGGGTGACCAACACATGCTGCCGTGGACAGTTTTATGTTTTCTAAAGTTTTTTGGATTGCTCTTCCATGTAGGCCGG AAATTCTCTTGTGGAAGTGGTGGAGGAGGCAACGACATCACAATCTCATTGACTACATCCA TCAGATCACCTGCTACCGTTTCTATGCCATCAATGAGACAA CAATTGAAGAAAATGCAGAAGAGTCGCCAGACagaacagtcacacaaacgtCTGTCACAAGCAATCCAATCTATAAGCTCTGACATTCCTGCATGGAATGACTGCAGAATCCAAGGAAAGAAACAAACTT CAACAGGAAGAGATATGCCTGATTGGGTGAAGTAA